Proteins from one Sylvia atricapilla isolate bSylAtr1 chromosome 1, bSylAtr1.pri, whole genome shotgun sequence genomic window:
- the TMEM108 gene encoding transmembrane protein 108 isoform X2, translating into MIFSGVLLILALTEELVFSVQVLSPTVSSSQGFPMNTTTITAMGTTPHHKDHHTAEPFPTSAQAMSHPISLVEQAPSTRQEQESGPRIGEKETYHLHNQSALYSGQSRPKGKIFQVFKGNFSESSEPYLKTTLHSPFPTLRSPFTDHPFQSQTTASSDPNGVGLARTTHSDPSPHRNTSGSLREAERGDGTEVVVQEADFATTTAEPSTDPEAASVPFKPTHYGVWDMLSKNNSWVTLNLSTNVPLFAGSGSATAAAGHSVQTSFDVDISSPAAGDPEGLTPTQHGAVTNATSPGSALSSVPATRLPSSTSTAGSTATGNFLNRLVPAGTWKPGVQGNISHVTEGDKPQHRATICLSKMDIAWIILAISVPISSCSVLLTVCCMRRKKKTSNPENNLSYWNNAITMDYFNRHAVELPREIQSLETSEDHLSEPRSPANGDYRDSGMVLVNPFCQETLFVGHEQVSEI; encoded by the exons ATGATATTTTCAG gtGTTCTACTGATCTTGGCACTGACAGAAGAGCTGGTGTTTTCTGTTCAGGTACTGTCTCCCACTGTCTCCTCCTCTCAGGGCTTCCCGATGAACACTACAACTATCACAGCCATGGGAACAACACCTCACCACAAAGACCACCACACGGCAGAGCCCTTTCCCACGTCTGCTCAAGCCATGTCCCACCCCATCAGCCTGGTGGAGCAAGCCCCTTCCACCAGGCAGGAGCAAGAGAGTGGCCCTCGCATCGGCGAAAAGGAAACTTACCACTTACACAACCAGAGTGCTTTGTACTCAGGACAGTCTCGCCCCAAGGGGAAAATATTCCAGGTTTTCAAAGGCAACTTCTCAGAGTCGTCAGAGCCTTACCTAAAGACGACCCTGCACTCTCCTTTCCCTACCCTGAGGAGCCCTTTCACAGATCACCCGTTTCAGTCCCAGACCACAGCATCCAGCGATCCAAATGGAGTGGGGCTGGCAAGAACTACACATTCAGACCCTTCTCCCCACCGCAACACCTCGGGAAGCCTTAGGGAAGCAGAGCGAGGGGATGGGACCGAGGTAGTAGTGCAGGAGGCAGATTTTGCCACCACAACTGCTGAGCCATCAACTGATCCTGAAGCAGCGTCGGTGCCTTTTAAGCCCACCCACTATGGTGTGTGGGATATGCTGAGCAAAAACAACTCTTGGGTAACCTTGAATCTCAGTACAAATGTCCCTCTGTTTGCTGGCTCTGGATCtgctacagcagcagctggtcACTCAGTTCAGACCAGTTTTGATGTCGACATCTCGTCCCCGGCAGCGGGAGACCCTGAGGGACTCACCCCGACGCAGCACGGCGCGGTGACCAATGCCACGTCACCAGGCAGTGCTCTCTCCTCAGTGCCTGCCACCAGGTTGCCCAGCTCCACTTCCACAGCTGGCTCCACCGCCACCGGGAACTTCCTGAATAGACTGGTTCCTGCCGGAACCTGGAAACCAGGTGTGCAAGGAAACATCTCCCATGTCACCGAGGGggacaaaccccagcacagagcaacCATCTGTCTCAGCAAGATGGACATTGCCTGGATCATTCTGGCCATCAGCGTCCCTATATCCTCATGTT CAGTTCTGCTGACAGTCTGCTGcatgagaaggaagaagaagacaTCTAACCCAGAGAACAACCTGAGCTATTGGAATAATGCTATTACCATGGACTACTTCAACAGGCATGCTGTAGAGCTACCAAGAGAGATCCAGTCACTGGAGACTTCAGAG GACCACCTGTCCGAGCCGCGCTCCCCGGCCAACGGCGACTACCGCGACAGCGGGATGGTCCTGGTGAACCCCTTCTGTCAGGAAACGCTCTTCGTGGGACACGAGCAAGTCTCTGAAATATGA
- the TMEM108 gene encoding transmembrane protein 108 isoform X1 yields MKRSLQVLYCQLFSVLLILALTEELVFSVQVLSPTVSSSQGFPMNTTTITAMGTTPHHKDHHTAEPFPTSAQAMSHPISLVEQAPSTRQEQESGPRIGEKETYHLHNQSALYSGQSRPKGKIFQVFKGNFSESSEPYLKTTLHSPFPTLRSPFTDHPFQSQTTASSDPNGVGLARTTHSDPSPHRNTSGSLREAERGDGTEVVVQEADFATTTAEPSTDPEAASVPFKPTHYGVWDMLSKNNSWVTLNLSTNVPLFAGSGSATAAAGHSVQTSFDVDISSPAAGDPEGLTPTQHGAVTNATSPGSALSSVPATRLPSSTSTAGSTATGNFLNRLVPAGTWKPGVQGNISHVTEGDKPQHRATICLSKMDIAWIILAISVPISSCSVLLTVCCMRRKKKTSNPENNLSYWNNAITMDYFNRHAVELPREIQSLETSEDHLSEPRSPANGDYRDSGMVLVNPFCQETLFVGHEQVSEI; encoded by the exons gtGTTCTACTGATCTTGGCACTGACAGAAGAGCTGGTGTTTTCTGTTCAGGTACTGTCTCCCACTGTCTCCTCCTCTCAGGGCTTCCCGATGAACACTACAACTATCACAGCCATGGGAACAACACCTCACCACAAAGACCACCACACGGCAGAGCCCTTTCCCACGTCTGCTCAAGCCATGTCCCACCCCATCAGCCTGGTGGAGCAAGCCCCTTCCACCAGGCAGGAGCAAGAGAGTGGCCCTCGCATCGGCGAAAAGGAAACTTACCACTTACACAACCAGAGTGCTTTGTACTCAGGACAGTCTCGCCCCAAGGGGAAAATATTCCAGGTTTTCAAAGGCAACTTCTCAGAGTCGTCAGAGCCTTACCTAAAGACGACCCTGCACTCTCCTTTCCCTACCCTGAGGAGCCCTTTCACAGATCACCCGTTTCAGTCCCAGACCACAGCATCCAGCGATCCAAATGGAGTGGGGCTGGCAAGAACTACACATTCAGACCCTTCTCCCCACCGCAACACCTCGGGAAGCCTTAGGGAAGCAGAGCGAGGGGATGGGACCGAGGTAGTAGTGCAGGAGGCAGATTTTGCCACCACAACTGCTGAGCCATCAACTGATCCTGAAGCAGCGTCGGTGCCTTTTAAGCCCACCCACTATGGTGTGTGGGATATGCTGAGCAAAAACAACTCTTGGGTAACCTTGAATCTCAGTACAAATGTCCCTCTGTTTGCTGGCTCTGGATCtgctacagcagcagctggtcACTCAGTTCAGACCAGTTTTGATGTCGACATCTCGTCCCCGGCAGCGGGAGACCCTGAGGGACTCACCCCGACGCAGCACGGCGCGGTGACCAATGCCACGTCACCAGGCAGTGCTCTCTCCTCAGTGCCTGCCACCAGGTTGCCCAGCTCCACTTCCACAGCTGGCTCCACCGCCACCGGGAACTTCCTGAATAGACTGGTTCCTGCCGGAACCTGGAAACCAGGTGTGCAAGGAAACATCTCCCATGTCACCGAGGGggacaaaccccagcacagagcaacCATCTGTCTCAGCAAGATGGACATTGCCTGGATCATTCTGGCCATCAGCGTCCCTATATCCTCATGTT CAGTTCTGCTGACAGTCTGCTGcatgagaaggaagaagaagacaTCTAACCCAGAGAACAACCTGAGCTATTGGAATAATGCTATTACCATGGACTACTTCAACAGGCATGCTGTAGAGCTACCAAGAGAGATCCAGTCACTGGAGACTTCAGAG GACCACCTGTCCGAGCCGCGCTCCCCGGCCAACGGCGACTACCGCGACAGCGGGATGGTCCTGGTGAACCCCTTCTGTCAGGAAACGCTCTTCGTGGGACACGAGCAAGTCTCTGAAATATGA